From one Enterococcus sp. DIV2402 genomic stretch:
- a CDS encoding ABC transporter ATP-binding protein, protein MDIAVQLQNVSYSYDGENNQLKNIDLRISKGECVLLTGGSGCGKTTITRLINGLIPHYFEGNIQGEIYIDGMHTSLFESWEYGEHVGSVFQDARSQFFTSHILDELAFTSENYGYDPETIKNRIDHVTKANRIVDLKNRKLENLSSGEKQKVAMSVVQVSDPDIYVLDEPSANLDFESCLILAKLLKKLKKQGKTILIADHRIYYLMNLFDRVVYMEEGTIKNQGDSERFNRLDDEYLNSLGIRSNQAITLNEIMKKQPKLESRRQKESELHLNNLSVGYGRRNKPLLENIEFTMSKGEIVVLTGKNGIGKTTLAQTLCGLLKEKAGTIMLNKTKLSMRERRKKFWFVLQDADYQLFSDSVVNELLLGINRTTENIERAEKIMQDLGLETLKERHPASLSGGQKQRLTFAVGLMRQPDYLILDEPTSGLDARNMQRMHRLIDEYREKGIRFIIISHDFEFVSKMQCLIIDMNEYC, encoded by the coding sequence ATGGACATAGCAGTGCAATTACAAAATGTATCCTATTCCTATGATGGAGAAAATAATCAATTAAAAAATATTGATTTAAGGATTTCAAAAGGGGAATGTGTATTATTAACAGGAGGATCAGGTTGTGGGAAAACGACGATTACTCGCTTGATTAATGGGTTGATTCCTCATTATTTTGAAGGAAATATACAAGGGGAAATTTATATTGATGGCATGCATACCTCACTATTTGAATCCTGGGAATATGGAGAGCATGTGGGCAGTGTTTTTCAAGATGCCCGTTCTCAATTTTTTACCTCGCATATATTAGATGAACTGGCTTTTACTTCAGAAAATTATGGATATGATCCTGAAACTATCAAAAACCGAATAGATCATGTTACAAAAGCAAATAGAATTGTTGATTTAAAAAATCGAAAATTAGAAAATCTTTCAAGCGGTGAGAAACAAAAAGTAGCCATGAGTGTTGTACAGGTAAGTGATCCAGATATCTATGTACTTGATGAGCCATCAGCTAATCTGGATTTTGAATCGTGTCTGATTTTAGCGAAGTTATTAAAAAAATTGAAAAAGCAAGGAAAGACTATTTTAATTGCCGATCATCGTATTTATTATTTAATGAATTTGTTTGATCGAGTCGTTTATATGGAGGAAGGCACAATTAAAAATCAAGGGGATAGTGAACGATTCAATCGATTAGATGACGAGTATTTAAATTCACTTGGTATTAGAAGTAATCAAGCGATCACTCTTAATGAAATCATGAAGAAGCAACCCAAATTAGAAAGTAGACGACAAAAGGAGTCAGAACTCCATTTAAACAATCTTTCAGTTGGTTATGGTAGAAGAAATAAACCTTTATTAGAAAACATTGAATTTACTATGAGTAAAGGAGAAATCGTTGTTCTAACAGGAAAAAATGGTATTGGAAAAACTACATTAGCACAAACTCTTTGTGGTTTATTGAAAGAAAAAGCAGGTACAATTATGTTAAATAAGACCAAATTATCCATGAGAGAGAGGCGAAAAAAATTTTGGTTTGTTTTGCAAGATGCAGATTATCAATTGTTTTCTGATAGTGTAGTTAATGAATTACTATTAGGAATCAATAGAACCACAGAGAATATTGAGCGAGCAGAAAAAATAATGCAAGATTTGGGACTAGAAACACTTAAAGAACGACATCCAGCTTCATTATCAGGAGGACAGAAGCAACGATTAACTTTTGCAGTAGGATTGATGAGGCAACCGGATTATTTGATTTTGGACGAACCAACATCCGGTTTAGATGCACGTAATATGCAGCGAATGCATCGTTTGATTGATGAATACCGTGAAAAAGGAATTCGTTTTATCATTATTAGTCATGACTTTGAATTTGTTTCAAAGATGCAATGCCTAATAATAGATATGAATGAATATTGTTAA
- a CDS encoding sensor histidine kinase yields MYKKHSIKWLYLSFFIILLLSILGIIVTATSYRNTHQHSLEMGLTQLDKVNDYVIKILTLELDAQTDLLNDLGKQMATNKERTQLLDDNQILNKLFDAPTSIIRKIYLLNPDGKFLDGRKQSKNGLTTLDYLPEIYTKDSLFYKALQGEVLGSGKEYFDDHSSYINIYYPIVNDNQQIESILMVPINLNQFFNEKIAQKEDSLQGYTMVKNENMEVIMHPSTDQIGLSIVDGRKKEFPKLDYSDLEKLEQQQRTNDHGTVAYYSYWWTSKNLEKVLKMTAFQWITIGETRWIVASNADFREVSGLKLQESLIVIGLLAILLAIILSILINFRNYIRRNQAYQENQRLLAIQELQKEKHNVEKTLLQESKLETIGLLTTSIVHDMNNFLTPLIGNLQLLMDEHKDNPELIEDLKEIYQAAQKGQKLSKNVLRFSKVAPESKETLDIGSVVSDAISVMKLLLPNEDIINLEIKTTGPAIFEKDDLQGILYNLIINAFQAMGSSGKIIVSVEKCTESDIINFQNYHSIYRNNKFLLLKIQDTGPGIPKEIENKIFTPFFTTRTSDGGTGLGLFIVSSLIKKNNWLLKLETSPKGSIFSIAIPLENSDTKGAVT; encoded by the coding sequence ATGTATAAGAAACATTCAATCAAATGGCTTTATTTGAGTTTTTTTATTATTCTATTACTATCTATTTTAGGAATAATTGTGACTGCTACTAGTTATCGTAACACACACCAACATTCTTTGGAAATGGGGCTTACACAACTAGATAAAGTAAATGATTATGTAATAAAGATTTTAACCCTAGAGTTAGATGCACAAACTGATTTGCTAAATGATCTGGGCAAGCAAATGGCTACTAATAAAGAGCGTACACAATTATTAGACGATAATCAAATTTTAAACAAGCTCTTTGATGCGCCAACTTCCATTATCAGAAAAATTTACTTGCTGAATCCTGATGGGAAATTTTTAGATGGTCGTAAGCAGTCAAAAAACGGATTGACTACTCTCGATTATTTACCAGAAATATATACTAAAGATTCGCTTTTCTATAAGGCGCTACAAGGCGAAGTTCTCGGAAGTGGCAAAGAATACTTTGATGATCATAGTTCTTATATTAATATATACTATCCCATTGTTAATGACAATCAGCAAATAGAATCTATCTTGATGGTTCCTATTAATCTAAATCAATTCTTTAATGAAAAAATTGCTCAAAAAGAAGATTCTCTACAAGGATATACTATGGTCAAAAATGAAAATATGGAAGTTATTATGCATCCTTCTACAGACCAAATTGGTTTATCTATTGTTGATGGAAGAAAAAAAGAGTTCCCTAAATTAGATTATTCAGATTTAGAAAAATTAGAACAACAGCAACGAACAAATGATCATGGAACTGTAGCTTATTATTCTTATTGGTGGACCAGTAAAAATTTAGAAAAAGTATTGAAAATGACTGCGTTTCAATGGATCACTATCGGTGAAACTCGTTGGATAGTAGCTAGTAATGCTGACTTTAGAGAAGTAAGCGGTTTAAAATTACAAGAAAGTCTCATAGTCATCGGTTTATTAGCAATTCTATTAGCTATCATTTTATCCATATTAATCAACTTCAGAAATTATATTAGACGTAATCAAGCCTATCAAGAAAACCAACGATTATTGGCAATTCAAGAACTACAGAAAGAAAAACATAACGTAGAAAAAACATTATTACAAGAATCTAAATTAGAAACGATTGGCTTATTAACTACATCCATTGTTCATGATATGAATAATTTTTTGACACCTCTGATTGGTAATCTCCAATTACTTATGGATGAGCACAAAGATAATCCTGAACTTATCGAAGACTTGAAAGAAATTTATCAAGCTGCCCAAAAAGGTCAAAAACTCTCTAAAAATGTATTACGTTTCTCAAAAGTTGCACCCGAATCAAAAGAGACACTAGATATTGGTTCTGTTGTATCTGATGCTATTTCAGTCATGAAGTTACTCTTGCCAAACGAAGATATTATCAACCTCGAAATCAAAACTACAGGACCAGCGATTTTTGAAAAAGATGATTTACAAGGAATTTTGTATAATCTCATTATTAACGCTTTTCAAGCAATGGGTTCTTCAGGAAAAATAATAGTTTCGGTTGAAAAATGTACTGAATCAGATATTATCAATTTCCAAAATTATCATTCAATATATAGAAATAATAAATTTCTACTGCTCAAGATACAAGATACAGGACCAGGTATTCCTAAAGAAATTGAAAATAAAATTTTCACTCCTTTTTTTACCACTCGAACTTCTGATGGTGGCACAGGTCTTGGCTTGTTTATTGTTTCTTCATTAATCAAGAAAAATAATTGGCTTTTAAAATTAGAAACTTCACCAAAAGGATCAATCTTCTCCATTGCTATCCCTCTAGAAAATAGTGATACCAAAGGGGCTGTGACGTAA
- a CDS encoding CbiQ family ECF transporter T component, giving the protein MKKSIDPRIQFLLLIFLGVIILIATIDQLILFNLLAIGYLLYNRHYKRAVKSILLVLIVTAFHFYSLITDYQSLKFFGFFTFLILRFGPVIMFASILQEVPSGQMISSLQKLKIPKNILITLVVTLRFFPIIKMENDTIQISAKLRGLSFSQPKNWLHPLNSFEYTFVPLMMRTLKITDELAASAMTKGIDYPKKRTSIYESRLSRDDILITCLVFSCSVIILFVRF; this is encoded by the coding sequence GTGAAAAAAAGTATCGATCCACGTATTCAGTTTTTATTATTGATCTTCTTGGGAGTTATTATTTTGATAGCTACTATCGACCAATTGATTTTATTCAATTTACTGGCAATTGGTTATCTTTTATATAATCGTCATTACAAGCGTGCAGTCAAATCAATTCTTTTGGTTCTTATAGTCACAGCATTTCACTTCTATAGTTTAATAACTGACTATCAGTCGTTAAAATTTTTTGGTTTTTTTACATTCTTAATTTTAAGATTCGGCCCGGTAATAATGTTTGCTTCTATCTTGCAAGAAGTACCTAGTGGACAAATGATTTCTTCATTACAAAAACTAAAAATTCCGAAAAATATTTTGATTACACTAGTAGTTACTTTACGCTTCTTTCCTATCATTAAGATGGAAAATGATACTATTCAAATTTCAGCAAAATTAAGAGGACTTTCATTCAGCCAACCTAAAAATTGGCTACATCCATTAAATAGTTTTGAATATACCTTTGTTCCTTTAATGATGAGAACACTAAAAATTACAGACGAGTTAGCAGCTTCAGCAATGACGAAGGGAATTGACTATCCTAAAAAAAGAACGTCTATCTATGAAAGTCGATTAAGTAGAGACGATATACTTATCACATGTTTGGTTTTTAGCTGTAGTGTGATTATTTTATTTGTAAGATTTTGA
- the citG gene encoding triphosphoribosyl-dephospho-CoA synthase CitG — protein MTEYLSQQIAGIAIKALLYEVSLSPKPGLVDRFSNGAHQDMDFFTFIDSIQSLAPFFNEYVLIGYRHNDVLPSLFSKLRTVGIQAEKSMLAATNQVNTHKGANFSFAVLLGATGFYLQNHQLPLTEKDSKNILMIVTEMTKDLIQKDFTDLHQKRVLSYGEKLYLEKKITGIRGEVSKGFPTLSTLLLPFLRRPTKESKNITLLRGLILLMSTVEDGNILHRGGFDAWRQVQKESQQLFEMELDADDFLKTLQDYDKKMTQKNLSPGGAADLLGLGLYFAFLENIF, from the coding sequence TTGACTGAATATTTATCACAGCAAATTGCTGGAATTGCCATTAAAGCTTTACTTTATGAAGTAAGTCTCTCACCAAAACCAGGTCTAGTGGATCGGTTTTCCAATGGCGCACATCAAGATATGGACTTCTTCACCTTTATTGATAGCATTCAAAGTCTGGCTCCCTTTTTTAATGAATACGTCTTAATTGGTTATCGTCATAATGACGTGTTGCCTTCTCTTTTTTCAAAACTACGAACTGTTGGTATACAGGCTGAAAAATCGATGTTAGCAGCAACAAATCAAGTAAATACTCATAAAGGAGCGAATTTTTCATTTGCTGTATTGCTGGGTGCTACAGGATTTTATCTACAAAATCATCAATTGCCATTAACTGAGAAAGACAGCAAAAATATTTTGATGATCGTCACTGAAATGACAAAAGATCTTATTCAAAAAGATTTTACGGATTTACATCAAAAGAGAGTACTTTCTTATGGTGAAAAACTCTATCTAGAGAAAAAAATAACGGGTATTCGAGGGGAAGTGTCTAAGGGGTTTCCTACTCTATCTACCTTGCTTCTACCTTTTTTGCGTCGACCCACTAAAGAATCCAAAAATATAACCTTACTGCGCGGCTTAATTTTGTTGATGAGTACAGTTGAAGATGGGAATATTTTACACAGAGGTGGATTTGATGCTTGGCGACAAGTTCAAAAAGAAAGTCAACAGCTTTTTGAAATGGAACTGGATGCCGATGATTTTTTAAAAACTCTACAAGATTATGATAAAAAAATGACTCAAAAAAATTTGAGTCCCGGTGGTGCTGCAGATTTATTAGGGTTAGGGCTTTACTTTGCTTTTTTAGAAAATATTTTTTAA
- a CDS encoding ABC transporter ATP-binding protein: MSKFLYNISSGQPKRLFPAVFWATFESIARLIPAVIAFYGINELFESYRAQRALDMRLFLVLGCASIIWFVIQLFISSITYDKEYLTAYDVSAEGRTKLANHLRKLSLGFLDKRDPGDLTTMMLGDYTLVESAVSHMIPQAISAAFLLIIAFFSLLTINWQLTLSLYALLPIVLLVVRGSNHLMKKMGGRHIKAKVDSASRLQEYLQGIKEIKAYSLGGEKFSRIEEAFNRLRKESIKLEGVIGPVVMTAISILRIGLPILIFVGGNLLVNREIDESILLVFIIVASRIYDPFTALMMNYTEMRYATISAERIMDIRNQPVMSGNEELGKDYTIYFENVDFSYNNEKVLHDINLIIQPKTLTALVGPSGSGKSTIVKLIARFYDVQNGQIQIGDKDIKEVKPDNIYSHISMVFQDVYLFKDTLLNNIRVGNQSASFEEIVEAAKKAQCHQFIMSLPSGYDTLVGEGGSTLSGGEKQRISIARAFLKKSEIILLDEATAALDLENESAVQKAITNLVQDKTVIVIAHRLNTVVNADQIIVLNEGRILSQGTHAELYSECSLYKNLVDMQTESKNWKFTKKESIKG; the protein is encoded by the coding sequence ATGTCTAAATTTTTATATAATATTTCATCGGGACAACCAAAAAGACTCTTTCCTGCTGTTTTTTGGGCAACTTTTGAATCGATTGCTCGATTGATACCAGCTGTGATTGCTTTTTATGGAATTAATGAATTATTTGAATCTTATCGTGCGCAGCGGGCATTAGATATGCGATTATTTCTTGTTTTAGGTTGTGCTAGTATTATTTGGTTTGTCATTCAACTGTTTATTTCTTCAATCACTTATGATAAAGAATATTTGACAGCTTATGATGTTTCTGCAGAAGGGAGAACGAAACTAGCTAATCATCTAAGAAAGTTATCTTTAGGTTTTTTGGATAAACGTGATCCTGGAGATTTAACAACGATGATGTTGGGTGATTATACCTTAGTTGAGTCAGCCGTTTCTCATATGATACCACAAGCTATTTCAGCCGCTTTTTTATTAATAATAGCCTTTTTTTCATTACTAACAATCAATTGGCAATTAACATTAAGTCTTTATGCATTATTACCGATTGTGTTATTGGTTGTTAGAGGTTCCAATCATTTAATGAAAAAAATGGGTGGACGACATATCAAAGCGAAAGTAGATAGTGCCTCTAGACTACAAGAATATTTACAAGGAATTAAAGAAATTAAAGCTTATTCTCTTGGTGGAGAAAAATTTTCACGGATTGAAGAAGCATTTAATCGTTTGCGAAAAGAATCAATAAAATTGGAAGGGGTTATAGGCCCAGTGGTTATGACTGCCATTTCAATTCTCCGCATTGGATTGCCTATTCTTATTTTCGTTGGTGGAAATTTACTGGTTAATAGAGAAATCGATGAGTCTATTCTGCTTGTTTTTATCATTGTTGCTAGTCGTATCTATGATCCATTTACTGCATTAATGATGAATTACACAGAAATGCGTTATGCAACGATTAGTGCTGAACGAATCATGGATATTCGAAATCAACCCGTGATGTCAGGAAATGAAGAACTAGGGAAGGATTATACGATTTATTTTGAAAACGTTGATTTTTCCTATAATAACGAAAAGGTACTTCATGATATCAATCTAATTATCCAACCAAAGACGTTGACAGCACTAGTAGGTCCTTCAGGAAGCGGTAAGTCAACTATCGTAAAATTAATTGCACGTTTTTATGATGTGCAGAACGGACAGATACAGATTGGAGATAAAGATATAAAAGAGGTCAAACCAGATAATATTTATTCACATATTTCCATGGTTTTTCAGGATGTCTATTTATTTAAAGATACTTTACTAAATAATATTCGTGTAGGAAATCAGTCTGCTAGTTTTGAAGAAATTGTAGAAGCAGCCAAAAAAGCTCAGTGCCATCAATTTATTATGAGTCTTCCAAGTGGTTACGATACGTTGGTTGGAGAAGGTGGTTCGACACTTTCGGGAGGTGAAAAGCAACGGATAAGTATTGCCCGAGCCTTTTTGAAAAAATCTGAAATCATACTATTAGATGAAGCAACAGCAGCATTAGACCTTGAAAATGAATCAGCAGTTCAAAAAGCTATTACCAATCTGGTACAAGATAAAACAGTCATTGTGATTGCCCATCGTTTAAATACGGTTGTCAATGCAGACCAAATCATTGTATTAAATGAAGGTCGTATTCTATCTCAAGGAACACACGCTGAACTGTATAGTGAATGTTCTTTATATAAAAATTTAGTGGATATGCAGACAGAATCTAAAAATTGGAAATTTACGAAGAAAGAATCTATTAAAGGATAG
- a CDS encoding YoaK family protein: protein MTKSEIEVLSYLTMAATFLMGFIDAYTFLEKDGVFVSAQTGNMIAFSSKLFTGQFSQAAGHITVFIGFSLGAFIGEAVLQKMKRHFLKKYQIFLLIQGSLLLFFALFQQTINDSLMIFLLGFLAGYELTIFRQIGMTTVNDGIMTGNTKNLMTNLFNFLFKKDETAKKNFIHLSLTILLFMIGVGSGSLVVQILPFFCLWFAFLLTIGLYFFISALFKKKFEFSDKKD, encoded by the coding sequence ATGACAAAGAGTGAAATAGAAGTGTTAAGTTACTTAACAATGGCAGCTACTTTTTTGATGGGATTTATTGATGCTTATACTTTTTTAGAAAAAGATGGTGTCTTTGTGAGCGCTCAAACTGGTAATATGATTGCTTTTAGCAGCAAACTTTTTACAGGACAATTTAGCCAAGCTGCAGGTCATATCACTGTTTTTATTGGTTTTTCATTAGGGGCTTTCATTGGAGAAGCTGTCCTTCAGAAAATGAAGAGGCATTTTCTCAAAAAATATCAAATTTTCTTACTCATTCAGGGAAGTCTGCTGCTGTTCTTTGCTCTTTTTCAGCAAACGATTAACGATTCATTGATGATCTTTCTCTTAGGTTTTCTGGCAGGCTACGAATTGACTATTTTTCGACAAATCGGTATGACGACGGTCAATGACGGTATTATGACAGGAAATACGAAAAATTTGATGACGAATCTTTTTAATTTTCTCTTTAAAAAAGACGAAACAGCTAAGAAAAATTTCATACATTTAAGTTTAACAATTCTGCTTTTTATGATTGGTGTAGGAAGTGGTAGTTTAGTGGTTCAAATTTTACCGTTTTTCTGCCTTTGGTTTGCGTTTTTATTAACTATTGGATTGTATTTCTTTATTTCAGCTTTGTTCAAAAAAAAATTTGAATTTAGTGATAAGAAAGATTAA
- a CDS encoding GntR family transcriptional regulator gives MASIIEVVKKNLDLTQNKPLKACIYEAFRKTIILGDIPAGERINEKEFSEVLNISRTPIRFALQELVKEQLVTHVPKIGIVIKGISIKDAHEIYEIRKSLDTLATIKAMNLMTDDDFEELESLLIQGEYLNETGQVDKLLQNFSDFNSFIYEKSQMLRLKTIVTELQAYLIYFRDIAIRSSSRRSRALKEHWLIFRGMKTQNSEQITLITHEHLNRSLTFILKEMERRQID, from the coding sequence ATGGCATCTATTATTGAAGTCGTGAAAAAAAATTTGGATCTAACACAAAATAAACCACTTAAAGCTTGTATATACGAAGCTTTCCGAAAAACAATTATTTTAGGAGATATTCCTGCTGGTGAACGTATAAATGAAAAAGAATTTTCAGAAGTATTGAATATTAGCCGTACACCTATTCGATTCGCACTGCAAGAATTAGTCAAAGAACAATTGGTTACACATGTACCTAAAATTGGAATCGTCATCAAAGGTATCAGCATTAAAGACGCTCACGAAATCTATGAAATTCGAAAATCACTAGATACTTTAGCGACAATCAAAGCAATGAATTTAATGACCGATGATGATTTTGAAGAATTGGAATCACTGCTCATACAAGGAGAGTATTTAAACGAAACCGGTCAAGTTGATAAATTATTGCAAAATTTCTCTGACTTTAATTCTTTCATCTATGAAAAAAGTCAAATGCTTAGATTAAAAACAATCGTAACTGAATTACAAGCCTATTTAATTTATTTTAGGGATATTGCCATCCGATCATCCTCTCGACGAAGCCGAGCATTAAAAGAGCACTGGTTAATTTTTAGAGGCATGAAAACACAGAATAGCGAACAAATTACTTTAATTACGCACGAACACCTTAATCGCTCCTTAACATTTATTTTAAAAGAAATGGAGCGTCGTCAAATTGACTGA
- a CDS encoding response regulator transcription factor — MRNEKILVVDDDSSIRRLIWKALQSTGILIYQSDSIEKTLDIMSRVTFDLFLLDVSLEYENDGYYLAQIIREQDSMVPIVFLSGKNNEHDIVAGLETGADLYLTKPFTPAILKAQVIATLNRSNVIRNQQQELQSNELIIGDFRFDSNRYQLYKKDKLIPLSSKETQLMQFFLKNPDQVFSKEQIYSSVWNDGEVDANTIMVFINHLRNKIEDNPKNPKNLKTVWGIGYAFFPAES; from the coding sequence ATGCGTAACGAAAAAATCTTAGTTGTTGATGATGATTCATCAATAAGAAGATTAATATGGAAAGCTCTACAATCAACAGGAATTTTGATTTATCAAAGTGATTCAATTGAAAAAACATTAGATATTATGTCAAGAGTTACTTTCGATTTATTCCTGTTAGATGTTAGTTTAGAATATGAAAATGATGGCTATTATTTAGCACAAATAATCAGAGAACAAGATTCAATGGTACCGATTGTATTTCTTAGCGGAAAAAACAACGAACATGATATTGTAGCTGGTCTAGAGACTGGTGCCGATTTGTATTTGACGAAACCTTTTACCCCAGCAATATTAAAAGCACAAGTTATAGCAACGTTAAATCGTTCGAACGTTATTCGTAATCAACAACAAGAACTTCAAAGTAATGAATTGATTATTGGGGATTTTCGATTTGATTCTAATCGGTATCAATTATATAAAAAGGATAAATTGATACCACTTTCTTCAAAAGAAACACAACTCATGCAATTCTTTTTAAAAAATCCAGATCAGGTATTTTCTAAAGAACAGATTTATAGTAGTGTTTGGAATGATGGAGAAGTAGATGCGAATACAATTATGGTCTTTATCAACCATCTACGAAATAAAATTGAAGATAATCCTAAAAATCCCAAGAATTTAAAAACTGTTTGGGGAATAGGTTATGCATTTTTTCCAGCAGAAAGTTAA
- a CDS encoding MptD family putative ECF transporter S component: MKNKNKLVSKDYLTIGLYTVVNLVISFALSILTTPFLVWAYPYATAFVLFFTCPIYILLAFKVGKRGTLLTFGIINGLFYTIMGAPFVLPFTMLGALLGEIVLAKFGGYRSLRAQTIAYTLYNLVYGFCNYIILAISAEYYFSTMQIEGVLRDAYVKYMTTPFWIVVAVLTLIVAIVLGCLFGYGLLKKHFIKSGLVSKQ; the protein is encoded by the coding sequence ATGAAAAATAAAAATAAGTTAGTGTCTAAAGATTATCTAACCATTGGTTTATATACAGTTGTTAATCTAGTTATTTCGTTTGCTTTATCGATACTTACCACACCTTTTTTAGTTTGGGCGTATCCGTATGCAACTGCTTTTGTTCTATTTTTTACTTGTCCCATCTATATTTTATTGGCTTTTAAGGTTGGAAAACGAGGAACGTTATTAACCTTTGGAATTATCAATGGATTATTTTACACGATTATGGGCGCGCCCTTTGTTTTACCATTCACAATGTTAGGAGCATTGTTAGGAGAAATTGTTTTAGCCAAATTTGGTGGTTATAGAAGTCTGAGAGCGCAAACCATTGCCTATACTTTGTATAATCTGGTTTATGGTTTTTGTAACTATATCATCCTTGCGATTTCTGCAGAGTACTATTTTTCAACGATGCAGATTGAAGGTGTCTTGCGTGATGCATATGTAAAATATATGACGACACCATTCTGGATTGTTGTTGCTGTCTTGACATTGATTGTAGCCATTGTTCTAGGTTGCTTATTTGGCTATGGTTTGTTGAAAAAACATTTTATCAAGTCTGGGCTTGTCTCAAAGCAATAA
- a CDS encoding NAD(P)-dependent oxidoreductase, whose amino-acid sequence MTNILVAVDLPTESKQLLDEQNFQVKYLNDTEKLIDTIAGVDILIAAVNVSVTEEVLEKADKLALIANIGDGYSNIAIETARKKNISITNTPTHDAIQSTAEMTMTLLLALSRNVKEGQKICDQNDFSGWSVTGYLGGHQASNKKIGIIGFGRIGQKVAKIAHALEMEVLFVDPKKIAAQTKHELHAKEVSLEEVLKSADYITLNCSANDENHHMITKNEIQMMKKSAYLINCARGSLIKEADLVEALNEKMIAGAALDVHEFEPHFTEGLLKLPNVVLTPHVGNDTYEARNEMAYEAVTQVIKFSKEEPISHLI is encoded by the coding sequence ATGACAAATATTTTAGTAGCTGTTGATTTACCAACAGAAAGCAAACAACTTTTAGACGAACAGAACTTTCAAGTGAAGTATCTTAACGATACGGAAAAGCTGATCGATACTATCGCAGGAGTCGATATTCTGATCGCTGCAGTCAATGTTTCTGTGACAGAAGAGGTACTTGAAAAAGCCGATAAGCTTGCATTGATTGCCAATATTGGAGATGGTTATAGTAATATCGCAATCGAGACAGCTAGAAAGAAAAACATTTCAATTACAAATACGCCTACACATGATGCCATTCAATCGACTGCTGAAATGACGATGACTTTGTTGTTGGCTTTATCAAGAAACGTAAAAGAAGGACAAAAGATTTGTGATCAAAATGATTTTAGTGGCTGGTCTGTTACTGGCTATCTTGGGGGACATCAAGCATCTAATAAAAAAATTGGAATTATTGGATTTGGCAGAATTGGACAAAAAGTAGCTAAAATTGCGCATGCTTTAGAGATGGAAGTCTTGTTTGTCGATCCTAAAAAAATAGCAGCTCAAACGAAGCATGAACTGCATGCCAAAGAAGTTTCTTTGGAGGAAGTGTTAAAGTCCGCAGATTATATTACCTTAAATTGTTCCGCAAATGACGAGAATCACCATATGATTACGAAAAATGAAATACAAATGATGAAGAAAAGTGCTTATTTAATCAATTGTGCGAGAGGATCATTAATTAAGGAAGCAGATCTTGTCGAAGCACTTAATGAAAAAATGATTGCCGGAGCAGCTTTAGATGTACACGAATTTGAACCGCATTTTACAGAAGGTTTATTGAAATTGCCGAATGTAGTCCTTACGCCACACGTAGGCAATGATACGTATGAAGCTCGAAATGAAATGGCATACGAGGCTGTGACACAAGTAATTAAATTTTCTAAAGAAGAGCCAATCAGCCATTTAATTTAA